A window of Photobacterium sp. GJ3 contains these coding sequences:
- a CDS encoding Do family serine endopeptidase, whose product MKKPLLVLSALALSMSAVMTPISATAALPLAVNDQQLPSLAPMLEQVTPAVVSIAVEGKHVSKQRIPEAFRYFFGPDMPNEQLQERPFRGLGSGVIINADKGYVVTNHHVIDGANKILVQLHDGRELKAELIGSDEMSDIALLRLENTKNLKQIRLADSDKLRVGDFSVAIGNPFGLGQTVTSGIISALGRSGLNIENFENFIQTDAAINSGNSGGALVNLNGELIGINTAILGPNGGNVGIGFAIPVNMVKNLTSQILEFGEVKRGVLGVQGGELTSELAEAFGYETNHGAFVNQVMPDSAAEKAGLKAGDIIVSVNDKEIRTFGELRAKIATLGAGKTVKLGVLRDGDEKNFDVTLQEAEMMNLKADHLHQSLQGAEFSNTTSDDKANGVKVTRIDPQSMAARYGLKEGDIIIGLNRQPIKNLGELRKALDKQPSVLALEIRRGNNELYLIIR is encoded by the coding sequence ATGAAGAAACCTTTACTTGTATTGAGTGCACTGGCGTTAAGTATGAGTGCAGTCATGACCCCTATCTCGGCAACCGCCGCGCTCCCGCTGGCCGTCAATGATCAGCAACTGCCGAGCCTGGCGCCGATGCTGGAGCAGGTTACGCCAGCCGTTGTGAGTATTGCGGTTGAGGGGAAACATGTCTCCAAACAGCGTATTCCTGAAGCCTTCCGCTATTTCTTTGGCCCGGACATGCCAAATGAACAGCTCCAGGAACGGCCGTTCCGCGGACTGGGCTCCGGGGTCATCATCAATGCAGATAAAGGGTATGTCGTCACCAACCACCACGTGATTGACGGCGCGAACAAAATTCTGGTTCAACTGCACGACGGGCGGGAGCTTAAAGCGGAGCTGATTGGAAGTGACGAAATGTCGGACATTGCCCTGCTCCGTCTCGAAAACACCAAAAACCTGAAACAAATTCGACTGGCTGACTCAGACAAACTGCGTGTCGGTGACTTTTCGGTGGCCATCGGGAACCCGTTCGGGCTTGGCCAGACCGTCACGTCAGGGATCATTTCAGCGCTGGGCCGCAGTGGACTCAACATTGAAAATTTTGAAAACTTCATCCAGACCGATGCTGCGATTAACAGTGGTAACTCTGGCGGTGCTCTGGTCAACCTCAATGGCGAACTCATCGGGATCAACACCGCCATCCTGGGGCCAAACGGAGGGAACGTTGGGATAGGTTTCGCGATTCCGGTCAATATGGTGAAAAACCTGACCAGCCAGATCCTGGAGTTTGGTGAAGTAAAACGCGGTGTTCTGGGTGTTCAGGGCGGCGAACTGACCTCAGAGCTGGCTGAAGCCTTTGGCTATGAAACCAATCATGGTGCTTTTGTAAATCAGGTGATGCCCGACTCCGCGGCTGAAAAAGCGGGCCTGAAAGCCGGCGATATCATTGTCTCGGTCAACGACAAAGAAATCCGGACCTTTGGCGAGTTGCGCGCGAAAATCGCAACGCTGGGTGCAGGTAAAACAGTGAAGTTGGGCGTGCTGCGTGACGGTGACGAGAAAAACTTCGATGTCACGCTGCAAGAAGCCGAAATGATGAATCTCAAAGCAGATCATTTGCATCAAAGCCTGCAAGGTGCTGAATTCAGCAATACGACGTCTGACGACAAAGCGAATGGCGTAAAGGTGACACGGATTGATCCGCAATCCATGGCTGCACGCTATGGTCTGAAAGAAGGTGATATCATCATTGGCCTGAACCGTCAGCCGATTAAGAATCTGGGCGAACTCCGCAAAGCGCTCGATAAACAACCCTCCGTGCTGGCGCTGGAAATCAGACGCGGTAACAACGAGTTGTATCTCATCATCCGATAG
- the degS gene encoding outer membrane-stress sensor serine endopeptidase DegS, whose amino-acid sequence MLAFLGRSALMGVLTAGVLLFAFPSLRTQMFSPTAAIHGEPEVPQQISFSYAVRRASPAVVNIYNRRYNAEDRLQLSTQGLGSGVIMSDKGYIVTNYHVVAEADQVIVALQDSRIFTAQLIGKDQRTDIAVLKIQAENLPVIPLNPDYLPAVGDVVLAIGNPYNLGQTTTYGIISATGRSGMSFYGRQDFLQTDAAINDGNSGGALVNTRGELVGINTASFQQATDIETYGISFAIPFKLTQKIMNKLIADGRVIRGYIGIDGREINPVMARLYDAEQIRGIIVMGMDPNGPAYKAGFHVQDILVEIDGKPVTDMRNVLDIVTELRPGTYADMTVLRNGKPKKIKVLIGDEPDR is encoded by the coding sequence ATGCTGGCATTTTTAGGTCGATCCGCCCTCATGGGCGTACTGACAGCTGGAGTGTTGCTGTTTGCTTTCCCAAGTCTGCGCACCCAAATGTTTTCTCCGACAGCGGCCATCCATGGTGAACCGGAAGTCCCTCAGCAAATTTCTTTCAGCTATGCAGTTCGCCGGGCCTCCCCTGCTGTCGTCAATATCTATAACCGCCGCTATAACGCAGAAGATCGCCTGCAACTCAGTACGCAAGGACTGGGCTCCGGGGTCATCATGAGTGACAAAGGCTATATCGTGACCAACTACCATGTGGTTGCCGAAGCAGACCAAGTCATCGTCGCCCTCCAGGACAGCCGGATCTTTACCGCACAACTGATCGGCAAAGACCAGCGTACGGATATTGCTGTCCTCAAGATTCAGGCCGAAAATTTACCGGTGATCCCGCTGAACCCGGACTATCTACCCGCTGTTGGCGATGTGGTGCTGGCCATCGGCAATCCTTACAATCTGGGACAAACCACCACTTACGGCATCATTTCTGCCACGGGTCGTTCCGGTATGAGCTTCTACGGCCGTCAGGACTTTCTGCAAACGGATGCCGCAATCAACGACGGAAACTCAGGGGGAGCACTGGTGAACACCCGGGGAGAACTGGTCGGGATCAACACCGCCTCTTTTCAGCAGGCCACGGATATTGAAACCTATGGGATTTCGTTTGCCATCCCCTTTAAATTAACGCAAAAGATCATGAATAAACTGATTGCGGACGGACGGGTCATCCGGGGGTATATCGGTATCGACGGTCGTGAGATCAACCCGGTGATGGCACGGCTCTATGATGCAGAACAAATTCGTGGAATCATTGTGATGGGCATGGATCCGAACGGGCCAGCATACAAAGCAGGGTTTCACGTTCAGGATATTCTGGTTGAAATTGATGGCAAACCCGTGACAGATATGCGGAATGTGCTGGATATTGTGACAGAACTGAGGCCCGGTACTTATGCCGACATGACAGTGCTGCGCAATGGCAAACCCAAGAAAATCAAAGTTCTGATCGGCGATGAACCAGACAGGTAA
- the murA gene encoding UDP-N-acetylglucosamine 1-carboxyvinyltransferase, which translates to MQKFRIQGNGPLRGEVAISGAKNAALPILFASLLAEEPVEVGNVPKLKDIDTTMELLSRLGAKVERNGSVYVDASNITEYCAPYDLVKTMRASIWALGPLVARFGRGQVSLPGGCAIGARPVDLHIHGLEQLGATITLEEGYVKAEVNGRLTGAHIVMDKVSVGATVTIMSAATLATGKTVIENAAREPEIVDTADFLNAMGAKISGAGTDTIVIEGVERLGGGYHEVLPDRIETGTFLVAAAISGGKVVCRNTRPSLLEAALAKLEEAGALIETGDDWISLDMEGRELKAVNIRTAPHPGFPTDMQAQFSLMNLVAKGTGIITETIFENRFMHIPELIRMGAHAEIEGNTVICGETEGLSGAQVMATDLRASASLVIAGNIAKGETIVDRIYHIDRGYERIEEKLRGLGMKIERFSE; encoded by the coding sequence ATGCAGAAGTTTCGAATTCAGGGCAATGGCCCGCTTCGCGGCGAAGTCGCGATTTCAGGTGCCAAGAATGCGGCCCTGCCTATTTTATTTGCTTCCCTGTTAGCGGAAGAGCCGGTAGAAGTCGGCAATGTACCTAAGCTGAAAGACATCGACACCACCATGGAGCTCCTGAGCCGTCTGGGCGCGAAGGTGGAGCGAAATGGCTCTGTGTATGTCGATGCCAGCAATATTACTGAATACTGTGCGCCTTATGATCTGGTGAAAACCATGCGTGCCTCAATCTGGGCTCTGGGTCCGCTGGTCGCTCGTTTTGGCCGAGGTCAGGTATCTCTGCCGGGTGGTTGTGCCATTGGTGCCCGTCCGGTGGATCTGCACATCCACGGTCTGGAGCAACTGGGTGCAACCATCACGCTGGAAGAAGGCTATGTGAAAGCCGAAGTAAACGGCCGCCTGACCGGTGCTCACATTGTGATGGATAAAGTCAGTGTGGGTGCAACCGTAACCATCATGTCGGCGGCAACGCTGGCAACCGGTAAAACGGTGATTGAAAATGCAGCCCGTGAACCGGAGATCGTGGATACCGCGGATTTCCTGAATGCAATGGGTGCAAAAATTTCAGGCGCCGGCACAGACACCATCGTAATCGAAGGGGTTGAACGTCTGGGCGGTGGTTACCATGAAGTATTGCCAGATCGCATCGAAACCGGGACTTTCCTGGTCGCTGCCGCAATTTCCGGCGGTAAAGTGGTTTGCCGCAACACCCGTCCGTCGCTGCTGGAAGCTGCACTGGCGAAGCTGGAAGAAGCGGGTGCCCTGATTGAAACCGGTGATGACTGGATCAGTCTGGATATGGAAGGACGTGAGCTGAAAGCGGTCAACATCCGTACTGCACCGCACCCTGGATTTCCAACGGATATGCAGGCGCAGTTTTCACTGATGAACCTGGTAGCTAAAGGCACCGGTATCATTACCGAAACGATTTTCGAAAACCGTTTCATGCACATTCCCGAGCTGATCCGCATGGGTGCCCATGCAGAAATCGAAGGGAATACCGTGATTTGCGGTGAAACCGAAGGTCTGAGTGGTGCTCAGGTCATGGCAACGGATCTGCGTGCATCGGCCAGTCTGGTGATTGCCGGCAACATCGCCAAAGGTGAAACGATTGTGGATCGGATTTATCACATTGACCGAGGCTACGAGCGTATTGAAGAGAAGCTGCGTGGTCTGGGGATGAAGATCGAGCGTTTCAGCGAGTAA
- the ibaG gene encoding BolA family iron metabolism protein IbaG, with product METSEIKTILENALELDEVIVSGEGSHYQVIAVGIMFEGMSRVKKQQAIYAPLMAHIASNAIHALSIKAFTPEEWARDKKLMSL from the coding sequence GTGGAAACATCTGAAATTAAAACAATTCTTGAAAACGCATTGGAATTGGACGAAGTCATTGTAAGTGGCGAAGGCAGTCACTATCAGGTGATTGCGGTCGGTATTATGTTTGAAGGCATGAGCCGGGTGAAAAAACAACAGGCTATTTATGCACCCCTGATGGCGCATATTGCCAGTAATGCCATTCATGCTTTGTCGATTAAAGCTTTCACTCCAGAAGAGTGGGCGCGCGACAAGAAGCTGATGTCTTTGTAA
- a CDS encoding lipid asymmetry maintenance protein MlaB, translated as MNHGAIHWQAQENGLYRLSGALERDTVPAFWQQRREWMPQDAKVRIDLSDLTRVDSAGMVMILHLHRELSQAGRHLVLQGVPEQLFTLLRLSHVDTVLAACME; from the coding sequence ATGAATCATGGTGCCATCCACTGGCAAGCGCAGGAAAATGGGCTTTACCGCTTGTCAGGGGCGCTGGAACGTGACACAGTGCCAGCCTTTTGGCAGCAAAGACGTGAATGGATGCCACAAGATGCTAAGGTCAGGATCGATCTGTCTGATCTGACTCGGGTAGACTCTGCAGGTATGGTCATGATTCTGCATCTGCACAGAGAACTCAGTCAGGCTGGACGTCACTTGGTGTTGCAAGGAGTGCCGGAACAATTGTTCACCCTGCTCCGACTCAGTCATGTCGACACGGTGCTGGCTGCCTGTATGGAATGA
- the mlaC gene encoding phospholipid-binding protein MlaC has translation MNVLKRFGLVLMASLPLLVNAAPVDKTDPYKMMQVVSQQTFDRLKSEQAQIQRNPEHLRTVVRQELLPYINTRYAAYKVLGPQLKQTTKEQRNNFVNAFTDYLVASYAQVLTQYQDQDIRIEPAKSVPASSSIVSVRVDIVDPQRPPIRLDFKLRKNKQTNEWQGYDMVAEGVSMISTKQSEWSGQLRTQGVDKVTQDLRTLAAKPIKPEDK, from the coding sequence ATGAACGTGTTGAAACGCTTTGGACTGGTTTTGATGGCCAGTTTACCGCTGCTCGTGAATGCAGCGCCCGTTGATAAAACGGATCCTTATAAAATGATGCAAGTCGTCTCTCAGCAGACTTTTGATCGACTCAAGTCCGAGCAGGCTCAGATTCAGCGGAATCCGGAACACCTGCGGACTGTGGTTCGTCAGGAATTGCTGCCTTATATCAACACCCGTTACGCTGCGTATAAGGTGCTGGGGCCTCAACTGAAACAGACCACAAAAGAGCAGCGAAATAATTTTGTGAATGCATTTACGGATTATCTGGTCGCCTCTTATGCTCAGGTACTGACGCAATATCAGGATCAGGATATCCGCATTGAACCAGCAAAGTCTGTTCCGGCAAGCAGCTCTATTGTTTCGGTGCGTGTGGATATTGTTGACCCGCAACGTCCGCCAATTCGCCTGGACTTTAAACTGCGCAAAAATAAGCAGACTAACGAGTGGCAAGGATACGATATGGTGGCTGAAGGTGTCAGCATGATCTCGACCAAGCAAAGTGAGTGGAGCGGCCAGCTGCGTACCCAAGGGGTCGATAAAGTGACGCAGGATCTGCGCACGCTGGCAGCGAAGCCAATCAAGCCTGAGGACAAATAG
- the mlaD gene encoding outer membrane lipid asymmetry maintenance protein MlaD — protein MQQNRQLELWVGTFVLAGIIALLVLVFKVADVKSIGGSETYQLKARFDNIGGLKVRSPVKVGGVTIGTVSNIALDTETYVPVVTLAIDKKYGYFPETSSAAILTSGLLGEQYLGMSPGFVDEGIMMLEDGDFIEDTKSALVLEDMIGQVLYSIGNEGDK, from the coding sequence ATGCAACAGAACAGACAACTTGAACTTTGGGTCGGCACTTTTGTTCTGGCCGGGATCATCGCCCTGCTGGTTTTGGTTTTTAAAGTCGCAGATGTCAAAAGTATTGGTGGGTCAGAAACTTACCAGCTGAAAGCCCGTTTTGACAATATCGGTGGTCTGAAAGTTCGCTCACCGGTCAAAGTCGGTGGCGTGACCATCGGCACCGTGAGTAATATTGCACTGGATACGGAAACCTACGTTCCCGTGGTGACCCTCGCAATTGATAAGAAATATGGTTACTTTCCAGAAACCAGTTCGGCTGCCATTCTTACATCAGGCCTGTTAGGCGAGCAATATCTGGGGATGTCTCCGGGTTTCGTCGATGAAGGGATCATGATGCTGGAAGATGGTGATTTCATAGAAGATACGAAATCAGCGCTGGTTCTGGAAGATATGATTGGCCAGGTGCTTTACAGCATCGGAAACGAAGGCGATAAGTAA
- the mlaE gene encoding lipid asymmetry maintenance ABC transporter permease subunit MlaE, translated as MFKDFIAQLGHRTLSRCQTMGRASLLLFGALVSKPQPAKMFPLLVKQLYVVGVLSVAIIMVSGLFIGMVLSLQGFIVLVDFGAETSLGQMVALSLLRELGPVVTALLFAGRAGSALTAEIGLMKATEQISSMEMMAVDPLRRVVAPRFWAGVISMPLLAMLFIAVGIWGGQLVGVNWKGIDHGSFWSVMQSSVELGYDIGNSLIKSVCFAVTVTWIAVFNGFDAVPTSEGISRATTRTVVNSSLAVLGLDFVLTALMFGN; from the coding sequence ATGTTTAAGGATTTTATAGCGCAGCTGGGGCATCGCACTCTGTCCCGTTGCCAGACCATGGGGCGGGCATCCTTGCTGTTGTTCGGCGCACTGGTCAGCAAACCTCAGCCTGCCAAAATGTTCCCGTTGCTGGTCAAGCAGCTTTACGTTGTCGGCGTGCTTTCCGTGGCCATTATCATGGTCTCAGGATTGTTTATCGGGATGGTGCTCAGTCTGCAGGGGTTTATCGTTCTGGTTGATTTTGGGGCAGAGACCAGTCTGGGCCAGATGGTTGCACTGTCGCTGCTGCGGGAGTTGGGACCGGTGGTGACCGCACTGCTGTTTGCGGGCAGGGCTGGTTCTGCACTGACGGCAGAAATTGGTCTGATGAAGGCGACAGAGCAGATCTCCAGTATGGAGATGATGGCGGTCGATCCGCTGCGCCGGGTGGTTGCGCCACGTTTTTGGGCTGGGGTGATTTCGATGCCCCTGCTGGCCATGCTGTTTATTGCGGTCGGGATCTGGGGCGGACAACTGGTTGGCGTCAACTGGAAAGGCATTGATCACGGGAGTTTCTGGTCGGTGATGCAATCCTCTGTTGAACTGGGCTATGACATTGGCAACAGTCTGATCAAATCCGTCTGTTTTGCTGTGACTGTCACCTGGATTGCAGTTTTCAATGGCTTTGATGCGGTGCCGACTTCGGAAGGGATTAGCCGGGCAACGACCCGGACGGTCGTGAATTCGTCACTGGCCGTATTAGGATTAGATTTTGTGCTGACAGCACTCATGTTTGGGAATTAA
- the mlaF gene encoding phospholipid ABC transporter ATP-binding protein MlaF codes for MTASKALIRINDLTFRRGERKIFDEVSLEVPQGKITAIMGPSGIGKTTLLRLIGGQIMPDQGEVWFDGQNIPALSRNELFQVRKRMSMLFQSGALFTDMTVFDNVAFPLREHTELPEDLLRTLVLLKLEAVGLRGAADLMPSELSGGMARRAALARAIALDPDLIMYDEPFVGQDPITMGVLVKLIHSLNHALGITSVIVSHDVPEVMSIADHVYLLSGGKVIGSGTPAELNANPDERVRQFLDGNADGPVPFKFPAQPLAQDLFSQKAL; via the coding sequence ATGACCGCATCCAAAGCGCTAATCAGAATTAATGACCTGACATTCCGCAGGGGCGAGCGAAAAATATTTGATGAGGTTTCGCTGGAAGTGCCTCAGGGAAAAATTACTGCCATTATGGGGCCGTCGGGCATTGGTAAAACAACACTCTTACGTCTGATTGGCGGGCAAATCATGCCTGATCAGGGCGAAGTCTGGTTTGATGGCCAAAATATCCCGGCATTGTCGCGAAATGAACTGTTTCAGGTACGCAAGCGCATGAGTATGCTGTTTCAGTCCGGCGCATTATTCACGGATATGACAGTTTTTGATAATGTGGCCTTCCCATTGCGGGAACATACTGAACTGCCTGAAGATTTACTGCGCACCCTGGTGCTGCTGAAGCTGGAGGCCGTTGGCCTGCGCGGTGCGGCGGACCTGATGCCGAGTGAGTTATCAGGGGGAATGGCACGTCGGGCAGCACTGGCCAGAGCAATCGCGCTGGATCCTGATCTCATCATGTATGATGAGCCCTTCGTTGGTCAGGATCCCATCACCATGGGCGTGTTGGTGAAGCTGATTCACAGCCTGAACCATGCTTTGGGCATTACTTCGGTGATTGTGTCGCATGATGTGCCTGAAGTGATGAGTATTGCGGATCATGTCTATCTGTTGTCCGGTGGCAAAGTGATCGGCAGTGGGACCCCTGCGGAGCTGAATGCGAACCCGGATGAGCGTGTCCGGCAGTTTCTGGATGGCAATGCCGATGGTCCTGTTCCCTTCAAATTTCCTGCCCAACCGCTGGCGCAGGATCTGTTCAGTCAGAAAGCGCTTTGA